In Candidatus Methylomirabilota bacterium, a genomic segment contains:
- the secD gene encoding protein translocase subunit SecD has translation MPRYVWLRIAVVAAVIAAAGWYVYPPRRTINLGLDLQGGIHLVLGVDVDKALEHVVERATTDVRNRLQTKGIGAEVARQGSTILVVQLTSPQTAKDAQAVLADVANYTIRTTDTAAGRFELELTQKELASRRDSFVRQALETIRNRVDQFGVAEPTIQRQGENRILIQLPGIQDPARAKALIGKTAVLEFKLLDEQVEVEKALREGAPPGDEILYGRHVERQTKAETRVPYVVKKPVLLTGDTIRTAEVRISDAGEPYVSVEFDRTGTAIFADVTEKNVGKRLAIVLDGSVHSAPVIRERIPSGQAQITGGFTAEEARDLAIVLRAGALPAPVQILEERTVGPSLGADSIRKGVISTLAGALAVVLFMVIYYRLSGLVADVALLLNLLILLSAMAGFHATLTLPGIAGIVLTIGMAVDTNILIFERIREEFRLGKSVRAAIEAGFRRAFTTVIDTHVTVLVSAVILYQFGTGPVKGFAVTLFIGILASLFTAVFFTRLIFDLIYMGRSRLQTLSI, from the coding sequence ATGCCGCGGTACGTGTGGCTCCGCATCGCCGTGGTGGCAGCGGTCATCGCCGCCGCGGGGTGGTACGTCTATCCGCCCCGCCGGACCATCAACCTCGGACTCGACCTGCAGGGCGGGATCCACCTGGTGCTGGGGGTCGACGTCGACAAAGCCCTCGAGCACGTGGTCGAGCGCGCGACGACCGATGTCCGGAACCGGCTCCAGACGAAAGGCATCGGAGCCGAGGTGGCCCGGCAGGGCTCGACCATCCTCGTGGTCCAGCTCACCTCGCCCCAGACCGCGAAGGACGCCCAGGCCGTCCTGGCCGACGTGGCGAACTACACGATCCGGACGACGGACACCGCCGCCGGTCGCTTCGAGCTGGAGCTGACGCAGAAGGAGCTCGCGAGCCGGCGCGACTCGTTCGTCCGGCAGGCCCTGGAGACGATCCGGAACCGGGTGGATCAGTTCGGGGTCGCCGAGCCGACCATCCAGCGACAGGGGGAGAACCGCATTCTGATCCAGCTCCCCGGCATCCAGGATCCCGCCCGCGCCAAGGCACTGATCGGCAAGACGGCGGTCCTCGAGTTCAAGCTGCTCGACGAGCAGGTCGAGGTGGAGAAGGCGCTCCGGGAAGGGGCTCCCCCGGGCGACGAGATCCTCTACGGCCGGCATGTCGAGCGGCAGACCAAGGCCGAGACCCGGGTCCCCTACGTGGTCAAGAAGCCGGTCCTCCTGACCGGCGACACGATCCGGACCGCGGAAGTCCGCATCTCCGACGCCGGCGAGCCCTACGTCTCGGTCGAGTTCGACCGGACCGGCACCGCCATCTTCGCCGACGTGACCGAGAAGAACGTGGGCAAGCGTCTGGCCATCGTCCTCGACGGCAGCGTCCACTCGGCGCCGGTCATTCGGGAGCGGATCCCCTCAGGGCAAGCCCAGATCACCGGGGGCTTCACGGCCGAAGAGGCCCGCGACCTCGCCATCGTCCTCCGGGCGGGCGCCTTGCCGGCCCCCGTGCAGATCCTGGAGGAGCGGACCGTCGGCCCGTCCCTGGGGGCGGACTCCATCCGGAAGGGCGTCATCTCGACGCTCGCGGGCGCGCTGGCCGTGGTCCTGTTCATGGTGATCTACTACCGGCTCTCGGGGCTGGTGGCGGACGTCGCGCTGCTCCTCAACCTCTTGATCCTCCTGTCCGCCATGGCGGGCTTCCATGCCACGTTGACCCTCCCCGGCATCGCCGGGATCGTGCTCACCATCGGGATGGCGGTCGACACGAACATCCTGATCTTCGAGCGGATCCGGGAGGAGTTCCGGCTGGGCAAGAGCGTGCGGGCCGCCATCGAGGCGGGCTTCAGGCGGGCGTTCACGACCGTCATCGATACCCATGTCACCGTGCTCGTGTCGGCCGTCATCCTCTATCAGTTCGGGACCGGCCCCGTGAAGGGGTTCGCGGTCACGCTCTTCATCGGCATCCTGGCGAGCCTCTTCACCGCGGTGTTCTTTACCCGGCTCATCTTCGACCTCATCTACATGGGTCGGAGCCGGTTGCAGACCCTGAGCATCTGA
- the yajC gene encoding preprotein translocase subunit YajC, giving the protein MIDLAYAMGPLPGGNSGPASVFIQFVPMIAIFAIFFFLLIRPQQRERKRKEEMLASLKKGDRVVTSGGLIGTIVGINDQTVTLKIADSVRVECLRSAVTGLRGDTRAEQESA; this is encoded by the coding sequence GTGATCGACCTGGCCTACGCGATGGGGCCCCTGCCCGGCGGGAACAGCGGGCCGGCCTCGGTCTTCATCCAGTTCGTGCCCATGATCGCGATCTTCGCCATCTTCTTCTTCCTCCTGATCCGCCCGCAGCAACGGGAGCGCAAGCGGAAGGAGGAGATGCTGGCCAGTCTCAAGAAGGGCGACCGCGTGGTCACCTCGGGTGGCCTCATCGGCACCATCGTGGGGATCAACGACCAGACGGTCACGCTCAAGATCGCCGACTCGGTGCGGGTGGAATGCCTCCGGAGCGCGGTCACCGGGCTCCGGGGCGATACCCGGGCCGAGCAGGAATCGGCCTGA